The following are from one region of the Chloroflexota bacterium genome:
- a CDS encoding transcription elongation factor GreA, whose protein sequence is MASKNAPDSAPYSYILGQVATQFLLTLPSEKRPTAQQEVYKFVRWYGETRPLNELTIPEVANYAEQITSSTTEVVEKLGIIKTFLAYAHKQGLTRTNLAVHLKSKKTPPKSALPLKRRYHRKVLLTGQGYADLKAELITLKSERPRIAEEIQKAASDKDFRENAPLEAAREHQGHVEARIRELESTLKMATLVDEQQIGGREITFGDKVVLRDLASGEQVSYTLVDASETNPTEGKISVVSPMGQALLGQMQGQNVEVKAPAGILRYRIEDIQHR, encoded by the coding sequence ATGGCCTCAAAAAACGCGCCTGATTCAGCTCCATATAGCTATATCTTAGGACAAGTTGCCACTCAGTTTCTTTTAACATTGCCCTCAGAGAAAAGACCAACAGCCCAGCAGGAAGTATACAAATTCGTACGTTGGTACGGAGAAACACGTCCACTAAATGAGCTCACCATACCCGAAGTCGCCAATTATGCCGAGCAGATAACTTCGTCAACCACTGAAGTAGTTGAGAAACTAGGGATAATCAAAACCTTCCTTGCTTATGCCCACAAGCAGGGCTTGACAAGGACAAACTTGGCTGTCCACCTGAAGAGCAAGAAAACTCCACCAAAATCAGCCTTACCTTTGAAACGACGTTACCATAGAAAAGTATTGCTGACCGGCCAAGGCTACGCGGATTTAAAAGCAGAGCTTATCACCCTCAAAAGCGAACGACCGCGCATAGCTGAAGAAATCCAGAAAGCAGCCTCTGACAAGGATTTCCGCGAAAATGCACCTCTAGAGGCAGCCAGAGAGCACCAGGGCCATGTGGAGGCACGAATTAGAGAACTGGAATCGACTTTAAAAATGGCAACATTAGTGGATGAACAGCAGATTGGTGGTCGTGAAATAACTTTTGGTGATAAAGTAGTGCTCCGTGATCTAGCTTCAGGCGAACAGGTAAGCTACACCTTAGTCGATGCTAGTGAAACTAACCCGACAGAAGGCAAGATCTCTGTTGTCTCACCTATGGGTCAAGCATTGTTAGGGCAGATGCAAGGACAAAATGTTGAGGTCAAGGCACCAGCTGGTATTCTGCGTTACAGAATTGAAGACATCCAACATCGTTGA
- a CDS encoding pimeloyl-CoA dehydrogenase large subunit gives MDFELTEEQKAHRKEFFEVCKELEKKRPPSFVGFEAVFEVDECWEFHLYCAKEFAKKGWLGLAWPPEYGGSGTMMDKVLFAEARGYHGIPGVDIFGVQMLAPTLLQAASDAIKKEFLPPIVQGKVMWCELWSEPNAGSDLATLATTAIKKGDEYVINGQKTWNTGAHRADWGFGVFKTDPAARKHHNITFILLDMKTPGITVRPIPYIDGGGPFCEVYFDDVHVPAKNIVGQENEGWAVVNLLAGFERSGMTEIMAMFRDLEELVKYCNETKRNGQPLARDPLIRNRVAQLACELQAARAIAYRIADLQNRNEMALMDASAAKIFYSELGKRFAFVATDIAGPYGQVKTSRWAPMHGAWEKAFQECFITIISMGTNEIQRNIIAWYGLGLPRMK, from the coding sequence ATGGATTTTGAGCTAACAGAGGAACAGAAAGCGCACAGAAAAGAGTTTTTCGAGGTCTGTAAGGAACTTGAGAAAAAAAGGCCACCAAGTTTTGTAGGATTTGAGGCTGTATTTGAGGTTGATGAATGCTGGGAATTCCACCTTTACTGCGCCAAGGAATTCGCTAAAAAGGGGTGGCTTGGCTTAGCCTGGCCTCCTGAATACGGCGGCAGTGGAACCATGATGGACAAAGTCCTCTTCGCCGAGGCGAGAGGATACCATGGAATTCCTGGTGTTGACATCTTTGGAGTGCAAATGCTCGCCCCTACCCTTTTACAGGCCGCAAGCGACGCAATAAAGAAAGAATTTCTGCCGCCAATTGTCCAAGGAAAGGTTATGTGGTGCGAGCTATGGAGCGAGCCCAATGCAGGCTCAGACTTGGCCACTCTGGCCACCACCGCGATAAAAAAGGGTGATGAATACGTTATAAACGGTCAGAAGACCTGGAATACGGGTGCTCACCGGGCTGATTGGGGCTTTGGAGTATTCAAGACCGACCCAGCTGCTCGGAAACACCACAACATCACTTTCATCTTGCTCGATATGAAAACGCCCGGGATAACGGTAAGGCCTATCCCATACATAGATGGCGGTGGCCCATTCTGTGAGGTTTATTTTGATGATGTCCATGTGCCGGCTAAAAATATCGTCGGCCAGGAAAACGAAGGCTGGGCGGTGGTCAATCTCCTCGCCGGTTTCGAGAGGTCGGGGATGACCGAAATCATGGCTATGTTCCGTGATCTGGAAGAGCTAGTGAAATACTGCAATGAGACCAAGCGGAACGGTCAACCTTTAGCCAGAGACCCATTAATACGCAACCGAGTGGCACAACTAGCCTGTGAACTGCAAGCAGCCCGCGCCATCGCATACCGAATAGCTGACTTGCAAAACAGGAACGAGATGGCCCTGATGGATGCATCAGCAGCAAAGATATTCTACAGCGAGTTAGGCAAGCGTTTTGCTTTCGTTGCAACCGACATCGCAGGTCCATACGGCCAGGTCAAAACCTCCCGATGGGCTCCTATGCACGGGGCTTGGGAGAAAGCATTCCAAGAATGTTTCATAACCATCATCTCCATGGGGACAAATGAGATACAAAGGAATATCATCGCCTGGTATGGTCTGGGCTTGCCCAGAATGAAATAA
- a CDS encoding acyl-CoA dehydrogenase, protein MDLRFTEAQEILKKMARDFLTTECPKTLVRELEKSEKGYSPELWKKMAELGWMGLVIPEEYEGMGYTFQDLTVLLEEAGRNILPGPLISTVISTFPILEAGTEEQKKELLPKIARGELIITTALLEAEGTFNAYGIAAKATPKGDDFIINGTKLFVEMAHVANYTICVTRTKDGTSPEKGITLFLVDSKAPGISCEVMPTIAADKLCEVRFENVTVPKKNMLGKIDEGWPIVEMMLRKGAIAKCAESIGAIQTCVEMTVAYSKERVQYDRPIGAFQALQHIMADMWTSMETGRYLVYEVAWMESEGQPCAKEASLAKAYVNEAYKNVGQWAIRLHGAIATSHDHDIPLYYRRSKAADTTYGGTDFHRELVAQKIGLI, encoded by the coding sequence ATGGACCTTAGATTTACTGAAGCGCAAGAGATTTTGAAGAAAATGGCACGGGATTTCCTTACCACGGAATGCCCTAAAACTCTGGTAAGAGAGCTTGAAAAGAGTGAGAAGGGATACTCTCCCGAGCTCTGGAAGAAGATGGCCGAGCTGGGGTGGATGGGATTGGTTATCCCTGAAGAATACGAGGGCATGGGTTACACCTTCCAGGATCTGACAGTCCTCTTAGAGGAGGCAGGTAGGAATATACTTCCCGGACCGCTAATCTCTACCGTAATCAGCACCTTCCCTATCCTCGAGGCCGGGACTGAGGAACAAAAGAAAGAGCTCCTGCCCAAAATAGCTCGGGGAGAACTAATTATTACTACGGCCCTCCTCGAAGCTGAAGGGACATTCAACGCCTATGGAATTGCCGCTAAAGCAACACCTAAAGGGGATGACTTCATAATAAATGGCACAAAGCTCTTCGTTGAAATGGCCCATGTAGCCAATTACACCATCTGCGTCACCCGAACCAAAGATGGGACTTCTCCTGAGAAAGGAATCACCCTCTTTTTAGTTGACTCCAAAGCCCCTGGAATAAGCTGTGAAGTAATGCCCACCATAGCCGCAGATAAGCTATGCGAGGTGCGCTTTGAGAACGTTACTGTGCCCAAGAAAAACATGCTGGGCAAGATAGATGAAGGATGGCCGATTGTGGAAATGATGTTACGCAAAGGAGCTATCGCTAAGTGCGCAGAGTCCATCGGTGCGATACAGACTTGCGTCGAAATGACTGTAGCGTACTCCAAAGAAAGGGTTCAGTATGATAGGCCTATCGGAGCCTTCCAAGCACTTCAGCATATAATGGCTGACATGTGGACCTCAATGGAAACCGGCCGTTATTTAGTCTATGAGGTGGCATGGATGGAATCAGAAGGTCAACCCTGTGCCAAAGAAGCATCCTTGGCAAAGGCATATGTCAACGAGGCTTACAAGAATGTGGGTCAGTGGGCAATAAGATTACACGGCGCCATTGCCACCAGCCATGACCACGATATACCACTTTATTATCGAAGGTCAAAGGCTGCAGACACCACTTACGGCGGCACTGATTTCCACAGGGAGCTGGTAGCCCAGAAAATTGGACTAATCTAA